ATACCGGAACATGACCTTGTTGTGACCACCTATGGCCTGTTGCGACGTGACATTGCTATGCTCAGGGATATTGACTGGACGTTGGTGCTCTTGGACGAAAGCCAAGCTATCAAGAACCCAAGCGCTCAAACGGCTAAAGCCGCGCGTGTGCTGCACGCGAAACATCGCGTATGCATGACAGGGACTCCGCTTGAAAATCGTTTGGATGAACTCTGGTCTCAACTGCACTTTCTCAATCCTGATCTTCTCGGTTCGCGTAAATCCTTTGATGAACGTTTCTCCAAGCCCGTCTCCGAAGGCCAGGAGGGGGCCAAGTCCGTCCTGCAAGCACTGGTCAAACCGTTCATGTTACGCCGCACAAAAAACAGTGTTGCTGCGGACCTTCCTGAAAAACAGGAGTCGGTCATTGTGTGTGAACCAACACCGGCACAAGCGAAAGTTTATGCAAAATTGCGAAAGCATTATCGTAATGAAATCTTGCGTACCGTCGATGCCAATGGGCTGGCTCGATCGAAAATCAAAGTCATTGAAGGCTTGTTGCGCCTGCGTCAGGCAGCCTGCCATCCTGCATTGGTAGGGGAAGCGGAGGCGGGATCAGGGAAGCTCGATACCATGATAGAACGGCTGGTCGAAGTGGTGTCGGAAGGCCATAAAGCGCTGGTTTTTTCTCAGTTCACGAAGTTTTTGTCGTTGATACAAGAACGTCTCGATGCAGTTGGTCTAATATACACCCGGCTGGATGGACGTACTTCGGTCGCAAAACGTAAAGAGCGCGTCGAGTCTTTTCAGGACGCTTCCGGGCCTCCCGTTTTTCTCATAAGTCTCAAAGCGGGTGGAGTCGGATTGAACCTGACCGCCGCCGACTATGTGTTCATTATGGATCCATGGTGGAATCCGGCTGCAGAGGCGCAAGCGATGGATCGAGCACACCGCATCGGACAGACGAAGACGGTCTTTGCTTATAAGCTCATTTGCAAAGATACCATCGACGAGCAGGTTCTCAAGTTACAGGATGCCAAAAAAGATCTTGCCCGTATTATTGAGCATGGGACAACATCGACCATTGCATCGTTGACTCGAGAGGATCTTGACGCACTGTTTTCGTAATGTTGCAGAAGACGGATAAAAGAATATACCATGGCCGGCGAGGGCGTTCTCTGCCGGCCATGGTTGTCAGATTGAGTTGGCGACGCAGCGGGCGTAGTTGAAAATTCGTCGATCGTCACCTTGTGGGCCAAACCCTTGAGGATAGTCGGCAGGATCTCCGGCCTTGGGATCGCTTCGTTGTGCTCCGGCTCCATGAACATCCATGTACGTGGGTTCTCTTCCACTACGCGGAAGGGAAAAGTATCCCATGGCCTGGCCAAAGGCCACATAGACAGCGTGTTCAGCATCCCGATGGGGCGGGCCTTCGCGGTGAGTGGTGCCTGTCCAGTAATACGACTGGATATCGGTGGTTGAGAAGATTGGGTCAATGGCCGCCGTTCCTGTGGTGGTCGGGCTTCGTGTGTAGTCCACAATGGATTGCAGTTCCTTGGCATTGGGCAATCGCCAGTCGCTTCGTCCGCCCAAAGTCAGATTTTCGCAATATGCCAGACTGTCTTCCCAATTATAGGTTGTGCCGCTATCATTTTGTTGCCACATCAGGCCGGTTGCCTGATCTGTGACCGTTCCGTTTCCATTGTCCACGAAGTCATTGTTCCCATAGTTTGGGTTGCCCCGAACGTATCGGACATAGCGCGTGTCACGTCGACCGTGCCGTGCTTCCTTCGGATAGCCCTTGATACGACCATCGGCAAAATTGACCCCGAAAGCCGTTGCGCTTCCATTCATGGTAGTTCCCTTGTACACCGTGGAAGACCAATCCTGACAATCGATGGAGCGCTCTCCCTTTGATGTCTCACCATAAGCGAATTCGAAGTATCGGGTGTCGATAAAGGGTTTCGACGCTGTAGCGGATCGGCTCAATTGTCCGCTGAAGTCGATGAGAGAATACAGCTCTTTAATGGTGGGCATGCGCCAATCCGTGTAGCCGCCGACGGTAACGGATGCTGCATTGTTTTTGGCGTCGCGCCAACTCATTTTATCCCCACGGGCCGCAACCCACATCAGACCGGTGTTGATATCGCTGATCGTTCCATCGCCATTGTCACGATACCGCGGAGTATTTCCGTCATACTGGGCGTCTTGACCATAAAATGGTTCTCCTTCGGCCGGGCACGCGATGGGACGAGAGTTGTCAAAGCATTCATTCTGCCCGGTGTCGACAATCGTGTACGTCGTGTTCATGGCATTCGCATAGGCCGGGAACAGCAGAACGGTACATAAGACAAGAAAGCAATGTATTTTTATCATGGAGCACTCCTTGAGAAAGCGTATGGAGAAATCATTCATCGTTTACCCTCTTGATTTTAGAGTGCACCACTGTCGTGAATGGGTTACAAATTCTCTTTGCTTGACTTTCGTTTCCTTTTTGTTTTGGAAGCACGCTGAAGTATTACAGAGCGTGTTCATAGAGTTGCTATGAGACAGGCTGTTCACTGGAGGCCTTATGGATGTGTTGCAAGGGTATCAAGGGTGCGAACAAATTTATGAAAGCGCGACATCGTTGGTTTTTCGGGGCCAACGAGAGAGTGATGGGAAATCCGTTGTTCTCAAATTTCTCAAGGGGGTGCGTCCCGCCTTGGGGGAATTGTCCCGCTATCGGAATGAATACAATTTGCTGCGTTCTCTTCATATCGACACAGTCGTTACAGCCTTTTCTCTCGTGAATGTTGAAAATAGTCTTCTGCTCGAAGTTGAAGATTTCGGTGGGCATTCACTCAAAATATTGGCTGCTCAAAAGCCGTTTTCACTTCGGGAGGTGTTGCAAATCGTTTTTGCTGTGAGCGATGCGCTTTGCCGGCTTCACGAACAACATATTCTGCATAAAGACCTCAACCCTTCCAATATTGTGTACAATCCAGAGACCGGCGCATGCAAATTGATTGATTTTGGTCTGGCAACGCGTCTGTCTGCAACGAATCCGAGTCAGAACCAGTCTGATACTCTTGAAGGGACACTCGCATATATTTCTCCTGAACAAACCGGTCGAATGAACCGACAAATCGATTATCGTACGGACCTCTATTCCCTGGGGGTGAGCATGTATGAACTGCTGACCGGGACGCTGCCCTTTGAGGCTGCCCACCCCATGGAAATGGTCTATGCGCATATTGCCACCGAGCCCAAGCCTGTTTCCACGGTGAATCCAGCCGTTCCACCCGTGGTCTCTGCCATTGTGGCAAGGCTCATGGCCAAGACGGCGGAAAAACGCTACCAGACTGCGGCGGGTCTCAAGGCAGACATAGAAAATTGCATAGAACAGCTCCGAAACGAAGGCCAGATAACGTCGTTTCCGCTTGGAAGGAGTGACACTTCCAATATTTTTTATCTGCCGCAAAAGCTCTATGGTCGAGGTCAAGAAATTGATTTATTATTGTCACTTTTCTCTGATCGCGTCGTCCAGCAGGGACGGATGGCTTTCATGCTTGTGTCTGGCTACTCAGGAACCGGCAAAACCTCGCTTGTTAAAGAAATTCATAAGCCCATCACACAAAGCAAGGGCTATTTCATCGCAGGAAAATTCGATCAACATCAACGGGCAATCCCGTACTTTGCATTGAAACAAGCGTTAACCGGGCTGGTCGATGCATGGCTTTCCGAAAGCCGGGAACGGCTCGATGCTATTGCCGATGCACTTCGTGATGCTTTGGGGCAGGTGGGGCAGGTCATGGTGGACCTTGTTCCAGGCCTGGAGCTTATCCTTGGGCCACAACCCGAAGTGCCCGTGTTGTCCGGTATGGAAGCCCAAAACCGTTTTAGCTATGTTTGCCGGAATTTTTTTCGTAGTGCAGCTCAGCCGGATCGACCATTGGTGCTGTTCATTGATGACCTACAATGGGCTGATCTCGCATCGCTCAATGTGTTGTCGACATTGTTGACCGATCAGCACATGTCGAGTTTGTTTCTTATTGGTGCATATCGCGACAACGAAGTTCCTGCTTCGCATCCACTGCGGCTCCTTCTCGATAGTTTGGCCAAACAGAACATACGTCCCGAAACGATTCACGTCGGGAATTTGCAGCAAACAGATGTCGCGGAATTATGTGCTGATGCATTGCATACCGAGGTTTCACTGACTGAGGAACTTGCTCACCTTATCCACGCCAAAACATTGGGCAACCCATTCTTCGTCGCACAGTTTCTGAAGCGCATCTACGCTGAAGAACTCATCTCGTTTGATCTCCAGTCGGGGCAGTGGCGTTGGGAAATCGAAGAGATTCGATGTCGGAACATTCCGGATGATGTCGTTCAGCTTATGATGGCCAAAATTGAAACGCTCTCCGACGATCTGCAGACATTGTTGAAACTCGCGGCCTGTATTGGGAACGCCTTCACGCTCGAAACATTAAATATGATTTATGATGCACCTGAAGAGCAGATTCAAAAGCTTCTCATGGAGGCTGTTGGTGAAGGGGTGATTCTTGTTCATGATGTGAAGCGGCTTCGTTTTTCTCATGATCGCATTCAACAAGCGTGTTACGTCCTTTTACAAGACGCCGAAGTCATGCACCTGAGGATCGGACGTCTCCTCCTGGAAAAAAGTGATACCACGACCAATACGAGTCGATTATTTGAGGTCGTCAACCATCTTGATGAAGCGTTAGATTTCATTTCTGATCGACAGGAACGTAATACCTTGGGCGCGCTCAACCTGGACGCTGGGCGGCGTGCAAAGGACGGAACGGCGTATGCCGCTGCCATTCGATATCTTCAGGTCGCGCGGGATTTGCTTCCTTCTGATGCTTGGGATGGTCTGTATGACCTCACTTTTTCCATTCATTGTGAACTCGCGTTGAATCTCCATTTCGGGGGAGAAACGGACAACCTCGAACATTTGTTTACCACCTTGCTTACACACGCCGCATCGCTTGAAGATACCGTGAAGGTGCATATGATTCGTATGCGGCATTATCATTTGTCTGGTGACTATAACATGGCTGTCGAAATTCAAATAGACGCCTTGGAAACGCTTGGCGTGAGAATTCGCGACAAGGAATTGCCTCGTTTACTTGAAGCAGAATTAGCGGCCGTTTCTCTCCTTCTCGGCGAACGCCGTATTGAGCAACTTGTCGATGATCGGCACATGGATTCACCTCGTCACCAAGCGATCATGGATATTCTCATGGAGATGTGGACGAGTGCATATCTCGCTTCACAGCTTGAGCTCGTTGCCTGGGCGTCGTGTAAAATGACGAGTATATCGTTGGAACACGGCAACAATCATCTCACGTCGTATGGATATATGAATTATGGTTTTGTTTGCGTGGCGTTATTGGGCCAGTACGAGACGGGGCATCGTTTCGGCACGGTTGCCATCCAATTGGCAGAACGGTTCGATGATATGCTTATGCGTGGCAAAGCCTATCTCATGTTTGCCGTGTTCATTAATCACTGGCGTGAGCCGTTGTCATCGTCTTTTGAATACTACCACAAAGCCTTTCCCTTGCTTGTAGAAAATGGGGACTGGACGTTCGCCGGGTATTGCGCGGAGTTTGTTATTTCCGATCCGATGATATTCGGTTTTCCCTGTGAGGAGCTGTACACAGAAGCGAAGCGATATATTCCTTTTCTCCAGAGTAACGCTCCGGTGGTGCTCGATGAGTTCTTTCTGCCAGCTTGTCTCAACCCGCTCTTACAGCTTCTCGGGCAGACCCAAAATGATGCCACGCTGGACGATGAGGCGTTTCAAGAAGCAGCGTTTTTACGGAATTATGCAAATAATCCTCTCGCTCTCTCCTATTTTTATGTGGTCAAACTCAGGAGTTTGTATTGGTTCGGTCATTTTGACGATGCGCTGGCCATGATTGATAGCATTGAAGTTGTCGCATCGGTCGCGCTTGCTCAGGTAAAGGTTGCTGAAGGGTATTTCTTTGCATGCTTGACAATTTTTGCCTGCTGGGAAGGACAGGACGAACAGGAGCGAACACGTTTGCTCGGCATTGTCGAACAGTATCAGGACAAGATGAAGGTTTGGGCCGAAAACAGTCCAGCAAATTTCAAGCACAAATATCTTCTTGTCGAGGCGGAACGTGCACGTGTGGAAGGCCGATACTGGGAGGCATTCACGCTCTATGAGTCGGCCATTACCGAAGCGCAACAAAGTGGCTACATCAATAATACGGCGTTAGCTCACGAGTGCTGCGCTCGATATTTACTGTCACGCGATCAGTACCGCATTGCCGCCTACCATATGACCGAAGCACGGTATACCTATCTTAAGTGGGGAGCCATCGCGAAAGCGAAACAAATAGAACGTGACTATGGAAATTTGCTGTTAAGTTCGGTTCCCTCCTCTTCCACCATGCGAGATATGACATCGACATTGACGACAACGTTATCGACCTATGAAACAACAGGTTCGCCGAACTCGCTCGATATTATTTCCATTGTGGAGGCATCGCAGAGTCTGGCCAGTGAGATTGATCTGGAGCAGCTTCTTGATACCATGATGCATATTGTGACGGAAAATGCTGGAGCGAATCGGGCAATATTGTTGCTTCCGAAGAGAGGAGACTGGCACATTCAGGCGGAAACGCGATCGGAATGGAATCGTGTCGAGATTGTATTGGATGAGACATCTCCCCGACGTTCAACGGTGGGATTCCCTTTGAGTCTGATCAATTATTGCGCTCGAAAGCAAGAACGTGTCGTGCTCAGTTCTGCCGCACAGCAGGGGGCGTTCTCTCACGATCCCTATTTTGTGGCTTCACGTATGAAGTCGGCCATGGCTCTCCCTCTCGTGCATTCCGGTATTGTCAAAAGCATGTTGTATCTTGAAAACAGCCTGACGGAAGATGCCTTTACGCAGCGTCATCTTAATGTGCTTGAGTTGCTTTCTTCGCAAATCGTCATTTCTTTGGAAAATGCGACTTTTTACAAAGAGCTTGGGCAAATGGTCGAGCAGAGGACGGCAGAACTTGTTACTGTCAATGAAGAGCTGCAGGAAGCCAATATCCGTTTGGAGCAATTGTCTCAAGTCGATGGACTGACAAACCTGTCAAACCGTCGTTTTCTTGATGAATTTGTTGATCGCGAATGGAGACGGCATGCTCGTATGGGGTACGACTTCTCTCTTATTCTCTGTGATATCGATTTCTTCAAACGATTCAATGATACGTATGGACACATTGAAGGAGATCGTTGCCTCTCTGCCATTGCCCATGCGTTACGATCTGTGATGAAACGGCCCGGAGACCTCGCGGCTCGATATGGGGGGGAAGAATTTGTCGTGGTCTTGTCTGAGACAGATATGGATGGGCTTGAGGCAATCATTCAAAAAATTCAGGATAATGTCCAAACTCTTGCCATTCCACATGAGCAATCCCCGGTGAGTCCTTGGGTAAGTCTCAGTCTTGGCGCGATGCATGTCGTCCCAACGTATGAATATAGCGTCCAGGATGCATTCTATACGGTGGATAGAAACCTATACGCAGCGAAAGCCCAAGGGCGAAATTGTGCTGTTATAACAGAGAGAATTGTTCGATGTCCGACAGGGTGAGGAGGAATGAAGCAAGAACGTTTGAGAAGCATCTGAGGAAGAAAACCTTCCCCAGATGCCAGATACATTTATTTTGTGTTTCTACTCTTCCTCGGTCTCCGTCTTCTTCAAGCCAGCCATACGCATAATGATCTTAAAGAAGACCGGCACAAAGAGGGGGGCAATGACGGTGGCGCCGAGCATGCCTCCGATAACGCCGGTTCCGATCGCGTGCCGGCTATTCGCTCCAGCGCCGGTGGAAATGGCCAGTGGCAGACAACCGAGGATGAATGCCAATGAGGTCATGATAATGGGGCGAAAGCGCAGGCTTGCCGCTTTGAGGGCCGCTGCGTCGATACTTACCCCTTCCTTGACCTGAATCACCGCAAATTCCACGATTAGAATGGCGTTTTTTGCAGCCAACCCGATAAGAGTAACAAGCGCAATCTGAAAATAGATGTCATTCGACAAGCCACGGAAATACACCGCTAAAATGGCACCGAACAGAGCGAACGGGACGGCGAGAACTACAGCAAGTGGCAACGACCAGCGTTCGTATTGCGCAGCGAGAATGAAAATAACCATAATGATACTCATGCCGAAGATGAGCAGAGAGGAGCCCTGCGCCGCTTTTTCCTGGTAGGCTGATCCCGACCAGGTCAGGGCATAGTCTGGGGGCAACACCTCTTTGGCCACCTGTTCCATAACCGTCAAGGCTTCAGCCGATGTGTACCCATCTGCCGGCCCGCCCATAATTTTGGCGGCCGGGAAAACGTTGAATCGTTCCATGACTTCAGGGCCGGAACTCTGTTCAATCGTCGCCAACGCGGTCAGGGGAATCATCTCACCGGTGTTTGAACGAACAAACACATCGTGCAAATCTTCAGGCCGATCGCGGAATTCGGTTTCGGATTGAATCTGCACTTTGAAGGTTCGGCCGAGCTTGTTGAAGTCGTTGACGTAATATGCGCCGAATGTCGCCTGGAGTGCGGCAAACACATCGCTGACGGGAACACCTAAGGCTTTGGCGCGCTCGCGATCAAGCTCGATATGGAATTGTGGCGTGCTTGTGCGGAACGTGGTCGTGATGTGGCTAAGCTCTGGGCGCTTATTCGCTTCTGCCGCGAGCTTGGCGGCCATGGCTGCCAGCGTGTCAACATCGGCATCGCCACGGCTTTGGAGATATCCTTCAAAACCACCAGTTGTACTCATACCCGAAATGGCCGGGGGGTTGAATGCGAGCGTCATGGTTTTGGGGATAGACGCACCACGTCCAAAAATGCGTCCTACCAAAGCAAAGGAACTTTCGCTCTCTTTTTTGCGTTCATCCCACGGTTTGAGCGGAATAAACGATGTGCCATAGTTGGATTGGCTGGTAAACGAAAGCAGGTTCAGACCGGTAATGGAAACGATATCCAGAACCGAGGGGTCTTTGATATTCATCTTATCAAGGGTGTCGTCCGCTTCTTCCGTTGCCGGTAAGGCCGTGCCTTCGGGAAGAATGTTGAGCGCAATGACATAGCCCTGGTCTTCGTCGGGAACAAATCCACCGGGGGTTTGGGTAAAGATGTATCCCGTGGCGGCGCACAGGCCGAGAAAGAGCAGGAGGGCGATTGCCCATCGTCGCACCAGGAAGCCAACGCCTGCGGAATAGACGGAGGTGATACCGTCGAAAACCTTGTTAAACACGCGAAAGACGACATTGGGTTTGGCATGCGTCGGTTTCAGCAACATGGCGCACAATGCCGGTGTTAACGTGAGCGCGACAAGACCTGATATGATGACCGAAACCGCAATCGTAACCGCAAACTGTTTGTACATCTGACCAGTTAAACCGCTCATGAAGGCTGTTGGGATAAAAACGGCGCACAGCACAAGGACGATAGCGATGACTGGTCCGGAGACTTCATCCATGGCCTTGGCCGTCGCTTTTCTCGGGGAGAGCTTCTCGGTGGTCATGATGCGCTCGACGTTCTCCAAGACAACGATGGCATCGTCAACGACAATTCCGATAGCCAAAACCATCCCGAACAGCGTCAAGGTATTGATGGTAAATCCTAACGCGTACATCCCGGCGAATGTCCCCACAATGGAAACTGGGGCCGCCAGGCAGGGGATGAGTGTCGCCCTGAAGTTCTGCAGAAAGAGAAATACCACGAGAAAGACAAGGATCATGGCCTCAACGAGGGTATGCACGACTTCCTCAATGGACACACGGACAAACGTCGTTGTATCGACAGGAATTTTATAGGAGATTCCGTCGGGGAGGCGGGATTTGAGCTCCGCCAACTTGGCTCTGACAAAGTCCGCCGTCTGCAGTGCGTTGGCACCAGGAGAGAGGTAAATCCCAATGACGACCGATGGATTTTCCGTGAATTTCGTAATGGTGTTGTAATCTTTGGCCCCCAGTTCCACTCGCGCAACGTCCTTCAGTCGCAGAATGGATCCATCGGGGAGGGCGCGTAAAATGATGTTGCCGAATTCGGCCGGATCAAGAAGTCGGCCTTTGGTTGTGACCATATAGTTCATGGCCACAGGATTCTTGGGATCGGATGGTTCCGCGCCGATACGGCCGACGGCATACTGCGCATTCTGTTCAGAAATAGCATTGGCAACATCCGTCGGGGTGAGATCAAGCTGGGCCAGTTTATCCGGTCGCAGCCAGACACGCATTGAATAGTCTTTGGCACCGAAAATGTTGGCATCACCGACACCAGGGAGACGTTTCAGTTCATCAATGATGTTCACCAGAACGTAGTTGCTCATGTAGACCGAGTTGTACCGGCCATTTGGTGAATAAAATGCGATGACCTGGAGAATGCTGGAGGACTTTTTGGTAACGGTGACGCCCTGGCGGCGCACTTCTTCCGGCAAGGAGGTCAGTGCAGCCTGGACGCGGTTGTTGACGTTGATGGTGTTTTGGTCCGGGTCAGTGCCAACGGCGAAGGTAATGCTCATTGAAAGCGTTCCGTCACCGGCGCTCGTAGAGCGCATGTACAACATGTTTTCCACCCCGTTGATCTTTTGCTCCAGGGGAGCGGCAACGGTGGAGGCAATGACTTCTGGACTGGCCCCTGGATAGACGGCCGCAACATTGACCTCAGGAGGAACAATCTCAGGATATTGTGCAATGGGTAAGGATGTCATGGCTGCCGCCCCAGCCAAAAGAATGACCAGGGAGATGACCATGGAAAAAACAGGGCGACCCAGAAAAAAACGGGAAATCATGAACGGGCCTCCGTCGATGCCGGTGCAGGCTTCGTTTCAGAGGTGGCTGATGTTGGTGCGGATTTCGCTTGTGGTGCTGCGGCTGCCGGGGGCGATTTCGATTCGGATTCAGCTAATTTGGGTTGGACAGTCACTCCTGGACGAACTGTAATCACGCCCTCGGTGATAATACGGTCGCCAATGTTCAGGCCTTTTTCGACAAGATAGGTATTGCCAACGGTTTCACCGAGCGTGATCATACGGGGTTGGACCACATTGTTGTTATCCAGAGCCCAAACCATGTTCCCCTGTTGCGTATTGAGTACCGATGTTTGCGGGATGCTTATGGCATCGACGTAATACGCGCCTTCCAGTTTCACACGAGCGAACTGACCTGGAAGCACTTCGGAATCGGGGTTCGGGAAGACGGCACGCACTTTGACGACGCCGGTCTTTTCATCCACCTGGGTGTCCGTAAAGTTAATCCGACCGGGCTCTTGGTACTCGCTGCCGTCGGGAAAAATGAGGCGAACAACGTAATCACCTTCCCCAGCTATGGCGACTTTGCCCTCGGCACGCTGGCGACGCAGTCGCATGACTTCGGGGCCGGACATGGAAAAGTGGACGTAGACCGGATCAACCTTTGCCATCGTGGTCAACAGGCTGCTATCCGTGCCGGCAACAATAAGGCTTCCCTCTGAACGGGTTTCCTGACTGGTCATACCGGAAATGGGGGCTTCAACCCGCGTCCATTCCAAGTTGAGTTCAGCTTCACGCAAGGCGCCACGTGCCTGTTCAAGGTTGGCTCGGGAAGTATCCAGCGTTGTAATGGCATCATCCAGGTCTTTGCGTGCGATGACCCCTTCTTTGTACAGTTGTGCATATCGTCTGTGGTCGCGATCGGCTTGCCCCAATTGTGCTTCCGCTTGGTGCAAAGTGCCCTTGGCTCTGGTTAACGCGGCTTCATACGAGGCAGGGTCGATTTCAAACATGATATCGCCCTTTTTTACCGCCTTGCCTTCGACATAGTAACGGTGCAGCAATATTCCCCCAACTC
This genomic window from Desulfovibrio inopinatus DSM 10711 contains:
- a CDS encoding efflux RND transporter periplasmic adaptor subunit, which encodes MLVSSHFQQFFRFILLLCLGCALTACASEGASQDKEVGKKQAPPPEVVTETIATRDIPLELSFMGQTAGSREVEIRARVGGILLHRYYVEGKAVKKGDIMFEIDPASYEAALTRAKGTLHQAEAQLGQADRDHRRYAQLYKEGVIARKDLDDAITTLDTSRANLEQARGALREAELNLEWTRVEAPISGMTSQETRSEGSLIVAGTDSSLLTTMAKVDPVYVHFSMSGPEVMRLRRQRAEGKVAIAGEGDYVVRLIFPDGSEYQEPGRINFTDTQVDEKTGVVKVRAVFPNPDSEVLPGQFARVKLEGAYYVDAISIPQTSVLNTQQGNMVWALDNNNVVQPRMITLGETVGNTYLVEKGLNIGDRIITEGVITVRPGVTVQPKLAESESKSPPAAAAPQAKSAPTSATSETKPAPASTEARS
- a CDS encoding diguanylate cyclase domain-containing protein; translated protein: MDVLQGYQGCEQIYESATSLVFRGQRESDGKSVVLKFLKGVRPALGELSRYRNEYNLLRSLHIDTVVTAFSLVNVENSLLLEVEDFGGHSLKILAAQKPFSLREVLQIVFAVSDALCRLHEQHILHKDLNPSNIVYNPETGACKLIDFGLATRLSATNPSQNQSDTLEGTLAYISPEQTGRMNRQIDYRTDLYSLGVSMYELLTGTLPFEAAHPMEMVYAHIATEPKPVSTVNPAVPPVVSAIVARLMAKTAEKRYQTAAGLKADIENCIEQLRNEGQITSFPLGRSDTSNIFYLPQKLYGRGQEIDLLLSLFSDRVVQQGRMAFMLVSGYSGTGKTSLVKEIHKPITQSKGYFIAGKFDQHQRAIPYFALKQALTGLVDAWLSESRERLDAIADALRDALGQVGQVMVDLVPGLELILGPQPEVPVLSGMEAQNRFSYVCRNFFRSAAQPDRPLVLFIDDLQWADLASLNVLSTLLTDQHMSSLFLIGAYRDNEVPASHPLRLLLDSLAKQNIRPETIHVGNLQQTDVAELCADALHTEVSLTEELAHLIHAKTLGNPFFVAQFLKRIYAEELISFDLQSGQWRWEIEEIRCRNIPDDVVQLMMAKIETLSDDLQTLLKLAACIGNAFTLETLNMIYDAPEEQIQKLLMEAVGEGVILVHDVKRLRFSHDRIQQACYVLLQDAEVMHLRIGRLLLEKSDTTTNTSRLFEVVNHLDEALDFISDRQERNTLGALNLDAGRRAKDGTAYAAAIRYLQVARDLLPSDAWDGLYDLTFSIHCELALNLHFGGETDNLEHLFTTLLTHAASLEDTVKVHMIRMRHYHLSGDYNMAVEIQIDALETLGVRIRDKELPRLLEAELAAVSLLLGERRIEQLVDDRHMDSPRHQAIMDILMEMWTSAYLASQLELVAWASCKMTSISLEHGNNHLTSYGYMNYGFVCVALLGQYETGHRFGTVAIQLAERFDDMLMRGKAYLMFAVFINHWREPLSSSFEYYHKAFPLLVENGDWTFAGYCAEFVISDPMIFGFPCEELYTEAKRYIPFLQSNAPVVLDEFFLPACLNPLLQLLGQTQNDATLDDEAFQEAAFLRNYANNPLALSYFYVVKLRSLYWFGHFDDALAMIDSIEVVASVALAQVKVAEGYFFACLTIFACWEGQDEQERTRLLGIVEQYQDKMKVWAENSPANFKHKYLLVEAERARVEGRYWEAFTLYESAITEAQQSGYINNTALAHECCARYLLSRDQYRIAAYHMTEARYTYLKWGAIAKAKQIERDYGNLLLSSVPSSSTMRDMTSTLTTTLSTYETTGSPNSLDIISIVEASQSLASEIDLEQLLDTMMHIVTENAGANRAILLLPKRGDWHIQAETRSEWNRVEIVLDETSPRRSTVGFPLSLINYCARKQERVVLSSAAQQGAFSHDPYFVASRMKSAMALPLVHSGIVKSMLYLENSLTEDAFTQRHLNVLELLSSQIVISLENATFYKELGQMVEQRTAELVTVNEELQEANIRLEQLSQVDGLTNLSNRRFLDEFVDREWRRHARMGYDFSLILCDIDFFKRFNDTYGHIEGDRCLSAIAHALRSVMKRPGDLAARYGGEEFVVVLSETDMDGLEAIIQKIQDNVQTLAIPHEQSPVSPWVSLSLGAMHVVPTYEYSVQDAFYTVDRNLYAAKAQGRNCAVITERIVRCPTG
- a CDS encoding DUF1566 domain-containing protein encodes the protein MIKIHCFLVLCTVLLFPAYANAMNTTYTIVDTGQNECFDNSRPIACPAEGEPFYGQDAQYDGNTPRYRDNGDGTISDINTGLMWVAARGDKMSWRDAKNNAASVTVGGYTDWRMPTIKELYSLIDFSGQLSRSATASKPFIDTRYFEFAYGETSKGERSIDCQDWSSTVYKGTTMNGSATAFGVNFADGRIKGYPKEARHGRRDTRYVRYVRGNPNYGNNDFVDNGNGTVTDQATGLMWQQNDSGTTYNWEDSLAYCENLTLGGRSDWRLPNAKELQSIVDYTRSPTTTGTAAIDPIFSTTDIQSYYWTGTTHREGPPHRDAEHAVYVAFGQAMGYFSLPRSGREPTYMDVHGAGAQRSDPKAGDPADYPQGFGPQGDDRRIFNYARCVANSI
- a CDS encoding efflux RND transporter permease subunit, giving the protein MISRFFLGRPVFSMVISLVILLAGAAAMTSLPIAQYPEIVPPEVNVAAVYPGASPEVIASTVAAPLEQKINGVENMLYMRSTSAGDGTLSMSITFAVGTDPDQNTINVNNRVQAALTSLPEEVRRQGVTVTKKSSSILQVIAFYSPNGRYNSVYMSNYVLVNIIDELKRLPGVGDANIFGAKDYSMRVWLRPDKLAQLDLTPTDVANAISEQNAQYAVGRIGAEPSDPKNPVAMNYMVTTKGRLLDPAEFGNIILRALPDGSILRLKDVARVELGAKDYNTITKFTENPSVVIGIYLSPGANALQTADFVRAKLAELKSRLPDGISYKIPVDTTTFVRVSIEEVVHTLVEAMILVFLVVFLFLQNFRATLIPCLAAPVSIVGTFAGMYALGFTINTLTLFGMVLAIGIVVDDAIVVLENVERIMTTEKLSPRKATAKAMDEVSGPVIAIVLVLCAVFIPTAFMSGLTGQMYKQFAVTIAVSVIISGLVALTLTPALCAMLLKPTHAKPNVVFRVFNKVFDGITSVYSAGVGFLVRRWAIALLLFLGLCAATGYIFTQTPGGFVPDEDQGYVIALNILPEGTALPATEEADDTLDKMNIKDPSVLDIVSITGLNLLSFTSQSNYGTSFIPLKPWDERKKESESSFALVGRIFGRGASIPKTMTLAFNPPAISGMSTTGGFEGYLQSRGDADVDTLAAMAAKLAAEANKRPELSHITTTFRTSTPQFHIELDRERAKALGVPVSDVFAALQATFGAYYVNDFNKLGRTFKVQIQSETEFRDRPEDLHDVFVRSNTGEMIPLTALATIEQSSGPEVMERFNVFPAAKIMGGPADGYTSAEALTVMEQVAKEVLPPDYALTWSGSAYQEKAAQGSSLLIFGMSIIMVIFILAAQYERWSLPLAVVLAVPFALFGAILAVYFRGLSNDIYFQIALVTLIGLAAKNAILIVEFAVIQVKEGVSIDAAALKAASLRFRPIIMTSLAFILGCLPLAISTGAGANSRHAIGTGVIGGMLGATVIAPLFVPVFFKIIMRMAGLKKTETEEE